One part of the Amphiura filiformis chromosome 5, Afil_fr2py, whole genome shotgun sequence genome encodes these proteins:
- the LOC140153042 gene encoding uncharacterized protein isoform X2 has protein sequence MSGGWHDEWTPPETEEEKKAKETEARNETNKEFVHLLKEKETLKGALDEKEKELNAVKGRNYELLQKNEQLEKELAELKAGKKSEEKAKKAAAAERLAAGPPPLGASPRTGRKVLSKNAVKHANPRQKPKKGGMSKSAINLKSDATSMISRASAEVDKTALEKDTYTYYTEIAEKYPRLQISVLLTAEKKFIEADVNGDGTIDADELEKILETGSMMFTKQQVKDIVKEIDKDGSCDLDFMECLAVINKLHQNRSANLPSTLEQNKSTVCLIQ, from the exons ATGTCTGGGGGATGGCATGATGAATGGACTCCGCCTGAAACGGAAGAGGAGAAGAAAGCCAAAGAAACAGAAGCAAGAAATGAAACGAATAAGGAATTTGTACATTTGCTGAAAGAGAAAGAAACTCTCAAGGGTGCTTTAGACGAGAAAGAAAAGGAACTTAACGCTGTCAAAGGAAGGAATTACGAATTGCTGCAGAAAAATGAACAGCTAGAGAAAGAG TTGGCAGAGTTGAAAGCAGGAAAGAAATCTGAAGAGAAAGCCAAGAAAGCCGCAGCAGCAGAGAGATTAGCAGCAGGGCCTCCTCCACTTGGTGCATCTCCACGG ACTGGGCGTAAGGTATTGtctaaaaatgcagtaaaacacGCTAATCCACGTCAGAAGCCTAAGAAAGGTGGAATGAGTAAGTCAGCTATTAATCTGAAATCAGACGCAACATCCATGATATCAAGAGCGTCAGCAGAGGTCGACAAAACAGCACTGGAAAAAGACACATATACGTACTATACT GAAATCGCTGAGAAGTATCCAAGGCTTCAGATTTCGGTACTATTAACGGCAGAAAAGAAGTTTATTGAAGCTGATGTTAATGGAGACGGG ACAATAGACGCGGATGAACTTGAAAAGATCTTGGAAACGGGTAGTATGATGTTTACTAAGCAGCAAGTCAAGGATATCGTGAAAGAAATAGACAAAGACGGCTCTTGTGATCTTGATTTCATGGAATGTTTAGCA GTTATCAACAAACTTCACCAGAACAGGAGTGCAAACCTACCGTCAACATTGGAACAAAACAAGAGCACAGTTTGCCTTATACAGTAA
- the LOC140153042 gene encoding uncharacterized protein isoform X1 — protein sequence MSGGWHDEWTPPETEEEKKAKETEARNETNKEFVHLLKEKETLKGALDEKEKELNAVKGRNYELLQKNEQLEKELAELKAGKKSEEKAKKAAAAERLAAGPPPLGASPRNGTQTRPKTGRKVLSKNAVKHANPRQKPKKGGMSKSAINLKSDATSMISRASAEVDKTALEKDTYTYYTEIAEKYPRLQISVLLTAEKKFIEADVNGDGTIDADELEKILETGSMMFTKQQVKDIVKEIDKDGSCDLDFMECLAVINKLHQNRSANLPSTLEQNKSTVCLIQ from the exons ATGTCTGGGGGATGGCATGATGAATGGACTCCGCCTGAAACGGAAGAGGAGAAGAAAGCCAAAGAAACAGAAGCAAGAAATGAAACGAATAAGGAATTTGTACATTTGCTGAAAGAGAAAGAAACTCTCAAGGGTGCTTTAGACGAGAAAGAAAAGGAACTTAACGCTGTCAAAGGAAGGAATTACGAATTGCTGCAGAAAAATGAACAGCTAGAGAAAGAG TTGGCAGAGTTGAAAGCAGGAAAGAAATCTGAAGAGAAAGCCAAGAAAGCCGCAGCAGCAGAGAGATTAGCAGCAGGGCCTCCTCCACTTGGTGCATCTCCACGG AATGGAACACAGACACGTCCAAAG ACTGGGCGTAAGGTATTGtctaaaaatgcagtaaaacacGCTAATCCACGTCAGAAGCCTAAGAAAGGTGGAATGAGTAAGTCAGCTATTAATCTGAAATCAGACGCAACATCCATGATATCAAGAGCGTCAGCAGAGGTCGACAAAACAGCACTGGAAAAAGACACATATACGTACTATACT GAAATCGCTGAGAAGTATCCAAGGCTTCAGATTTCGGTACTATTAACGGCAGAAAAGAAGTTTATTGAAGCTGATGTTAATGGAGACGGG ACAATAGACGCGGATGAACTTGAAAAGATCTTGGAAACGGGTAGTATGATGTTTACTAAGCAGCAAGTCAAGGATATCGTGAAAGAAATAGACAAAGACGGCTCTTGTGATCTTGATTTCATGGAATGTTTAGCA GTTATCAACAAACTTCACCAGAACAGGAGTGCAAACCTACCGTCAACATTGGAACAAAACAAGAGCACAGTTTGCCTTATACAGTAA
- the LOC140153043 gene encoding cyclic AMP-dependent transcription factor ATF-3-like, with amino-acid sequence MFALHQSVIVDASRWQKDDDDSRSTISSSSSQDSSVEPGEDILAKAMLKEEIRCNIMEKRMRKGLGNINVDWKSSGSDNLSSGEEDKRRTRRERNRLAASRCRERRREKTYVLVQETEQLESSNRELVEEIQRLEIERQQLMAMMESHRLGRCQCAYQSITREDLLIDP; translated from the exons ATGTTCGCGTTACACCAATCAGTTATTGTTGACGCCTCAAGGTGGCAGAAAGATGATGACGATTCAAGGTCGACcatatcatcctcatcatcacaaGACTCCTCTGTTGAACCTGGAGAAGACATCTTGGCGAAGGCAATGCTAAAGGAAGAGATCCGATGTAATATTATGGAGAAGAGAATGCGTAAAGGCTTGGGAAACATTAACGTAGACTGGAAATCATCAGGATCGGATAAT TTGTCATCAGGGGAAGAAGATAAAAGGAGGACCAGAAGAGAACGCAACCGACTGGCGGCATCACGATGCAGAGAAAGAAGACGAGAAAAAACCTACGTCCTCGTACAG GAAACTGAACAATTGGAGAGCAGTAACCGTGAGCTCGTGGAGGAAATCCAACGCCTGGAAATAGAACGTCAACAACTGATGGCAATGATGGAATCACACAGGCTCGGTAGATGCCAATGTGCATACCAATCTATTACCAGAGAAGATTTGTTAATTGATCCGTGA